A portion of the Salvelinus alpinus chromosome 33, SLU_Salpinus.1, whole genome shotgun sequence genome contains these proteins:
- the LOC139562998 gene encoding interferon regulatory factor 8-like isoform X3: MSINPGGRRLKQWLVEQIQSGQYPGLVWEDDSRTMFRIPWKHAGKQDYNQEVDASIFKAWAVFKGKFKEGEKAEPATWKTRLRCALNKSPDFEEVGDRSQLDISEPYKVYRIVPEEEQKTGKSAAAALTSSPGDSTDMDCSSAHLEELIKESSSDEYLGIVKRSHSPQEDGCRMQPSPEYWSQGSVSVFPGHQDPSPMGSFNAAFSQMIINFFYGGKLMDSVVTSHADGCRISPGQPPLVQHRSPYGLPDSLQNVCFPPAELIEVERQRHVTRKLLGHLERGVLVRANREGIFIKRLCQSRVFWSGLGGLGPHYSPGGPCKLERDAVVKIFDTGRFFQALQLYQEGQLPAPDPMVTLCFGEELHDLSTAKSKLIIVQVTPVNCQQLLEAVSMRRSQYSSPNLEIQSDELQAGEQMARIYQDLCSYTAPQRAACYRDNMPITA, from the exons ATGTCTATAAACCCGGGCGGTCGGAGGCTGAAACAGTGGCTAGTTGAGCAGATCCAGAGCGGTCAGTACCCGGGGCTGGTCTGGGAGGACGACAGCCGCACTATGTTCCGTATCCCCTGGAAACATGCTGGGAAGCAGGATTACAACCAGGAGGTCGACGCTTCTATCTTCAAG GCCTGGGCTGTGTTTAAGGGGAAGtttaaggagggggagaaggctgAGCCTGCTACATGGAAGACCAGGCTGCGGTGTGCCCTGAATAAGAGCCCTGACTTCGAGGAGGTGGGAGACAGGTCCCAGCTGGACATCTCTGAGCCCTACAAGGTGTACCGCATCGTCCCCGAGGAGGAGCAGAAGA CAGGTAAAAGTGCAGCAGCAGCTTTGACATCTAGCCCTGGTGACAGTACTGACATGGACTGCAGCTCTGCACACCTGGAGGAGCTCATCAAAGAG TCTTCCAGTGATGAGTACCTTGGCATCGTCAAGAGGAGCCACTCTCCCCAGGAGGATGGCTGTAGGATGCAGCCCAGCCCAGAGTACTGGTCCCAGGGCAGCGTCAGTG TCTTCCCGGGGCATCAAGATCCCTCGCCAATGGGTTCTTTCAATGCCG CCTTCTCCCAGATGATCATTAACTTCTTCTATGGTGGGAAGCTGATGGACAGCGTGGTGACATCTCATGCTGATGGCTGTCGTATCTCTCCGGGTCAGCCTCCCTTGGTCCAGCACAGGTCCCCCTACGGTCTCCCAGACAGCCTGCAGAACGTCTGTTTCCCTCCCGCTGAACTCATCGAGGTTGAGCGCCAACGCCATGTCACCCGCAAGCTCCTGGGGCACCTGGAGAGGGGTGTGCTGGTCCGTGCCAACCGCGAGGGCATCTTCATCAAGAGGCTGTGCCAGAGCCGTGTGTTCTGGAGCGGGCTGGGGGGATTGGGCCCCCACTACAGCCCTGGGGGGCCCTGCAAACTGGAGAGAGATGCTGTGGTCAAGATTTTTGACACAGGAAGGTTCTTCCAAG CTCTCCAGCTGTACCAGGAGGGCCAGCTTCCCGCCCCTGACCCCATGGTGACCCTGTGTTTCGGGGAGGAGCTTCATGACCTCAGCACAGCCAAGAGCAAACTTATCATCGTCCAG GTCACTCCAGTGAACTGTCAGCAGCTGTTGGAAGCAGTGAGCATGCGTCGTTCCCAGTACAGCAGTCCTAACCTGGAGATCCAGTCAGACGAGCTGCAGGCCGGGGAACAGATGGCCCGGATCTACCAGGACCTGTGTAGCTACACCGCCCCCCAGAGGGCAGCCTGCTACAGGGACAACATGCCCATCACCGCCTGA
- the LOC139562998 gene encoding interferon regulatory factor 8-like isoform X1, whose translation MSINPGGRRLKQWLVEQIQSGQYPGLVWEDDSRTMFRIPWKHAGKQDYNQEVDASIFKAWAVFKGKFKEGEKAEPATWKTRLRCALNKSPDFEEVGDRSQLDISEPYKVYRIVPEEEQKTGKSAAAALTSSPGDSTDMDCSSAHLEELIKEVKQSSSDEYLGIVKRSHSPQEDGCRMQPSPEYWSQGSVSVFPGHQDPSPMGSFNAAFSQMIINFFYGGKLMDSVVTSHADGCRISPGQPPLVQHRSPYGLPDSLQNVCFPPAELIEVERQRHVTRKLLGHLERGVLVRANREGIFIKRLCQSRVFWSGLGGLGPHYSPGGPCKLERDAVVKIFDTGRFFQALQLYQEGQLPAPDPMVTLCFGEELHDLSTAKSKLIIVQVTPVNCQQLLEAVSMRRSQYSSPNLEIQSDELQAGEQMARIYQDLCSYTAPQRAACYRDNMPITA comes from the exons ATGTCTATAAACCCGGGCGGTCGGAGGCTGAAACAGTGGCTAGTTGAGCAGATCCAGAGCGGTCAGTACCCGGGGCTGGTCTGGGAGGACGACAGCCGCACTATGTTCCGTATCCCCTGGAAACATGCTGGGAAGCAGGATTACAACCAGGAGGTCGACGCTTCTATCTTCAAG GCCTGGGCTGTGTTTAAGGGGAAGtttaaggagggggagaaggctgAGCCTGCTACATGGAAGACCAGGCTGCGGTGTGCCCTGAATAAGAGCCCTGACTTCGAGGAGGTGGGAGACAGGTCCCAGCTGGACATCTCTGAGCCCTACAAGGTGTACCGCATCGTCCCCGAGGAGGAGCAGAAGA CAGGTAAAAGTGCAGCAGCAGCTTTGACATCTAGCCCTGGTGACAGTACTGACATGGACTGCAGCTCTGCACACCTGGAGGAGCTCATCAAAGAGGTAAAACAG TCTTCCAGTGATGAGTACCTTGGCATCGTCAAGAGGAGCCACTCTCCCCAGGAGGATGGCTGTAGGATGCAGCCCAGCCCAGAGTACTGGTCCCAGGGCAGCGTCAGTG TCTTCCCGGGGCATCAAGATCCCTCGCCAATGGGTTCTTTCAATGCCG CCTTCTCCCAGATGATCATTAACTTCTTCTATGGTGGGAAGCTGATGGACAGCGTGGTGACATCTCATGCTGATGGCTGTCGTATCTCTCCGGGTCAGCCTCCCTTGGTCCAGCACAGGTCCCCCTACGGTCTCCCAGACAGCCTGCAGAACGTCTGTTTCCCTCCCGCTGAACTCATCGAGGTTGAGCGCCAACGCCATGTCACCCGCAAGCTCCTGGGGCACCTGGAGAGGGGTGTGCTGGTCCGTGCCAACCGCGAGGGCATCTTCATCAAGAGGCTGTGCCAGAGCCGTGTGTTCTGGAGCGGGCTGGGGGGATTGGGCCCCCACTACAGCCCTGGGGGGCCCTGCAAACTGGAGAGAGATGCTGTGGTCAAGATTTTTGACACAGGAAGGTTCTTCCAAG CTCTCCAGCTGTACCAGGAGGGCCAGCTTCCCGCCCCTGACCCCATGGTGACCCTGTGTTTCGGGGAGGAGCTTCATGACCTCAGCACAGCCAAGAGCAAACTTATCATCGTCCAG GTCACTCCAGTGAACTGTCAGCAGCTGTTGGAAGCAGTGAGCATGCGTCGTTCCCAGTACAGCAGTCCTAACCTGGAGATCCAGTCAGACGAGCTGCAGGCCGGGGAACAGATGGCCCGGATCTACCAGGACCTGTGTAGCTACACCGCCCCCCAGAGGGCAGCCTGCTACAGGGACAACATGCCCATCACCGCCTGA
- the LOC139562998 gene encoding interferon regulatory factor 8-like isoform X2 yields MSINPGGRRLKQWLVEQIQSGQYPGLVWEDDSRTMFRIPWKHAGKQDYNQEVDASIFKAWAVFKGKFKEGEKAEPATWKTRLRCALNKSPDFEEVGDRSQLDISEPYKVYRIVPEEEQKSKSAAAALTSSPGDSTDMDCSSAHLEELIKEVKQSSSDEYLGIVKRSHSPQEDGCRMQPSPEYWSQGSVSVFPGHQDPSPMGSFNAAFSQMIINFFYGGKLMDSVVTSHADGCRISPGQPPLVQHRSPYGLPDSLQNVCFPPAELIEVERQRHVTRKLLGHLERGVLVRANREGIFIKRLCQSRVFWSGLGGLGPHYSPGGPCKLERDAVVKIFDTGRFFQALQLYQEGQLPAPDPMVTLCFGEELHDLSTAKSKLIIVQVTPVNCQQLLEAVSMRRSQYSSPNLEIQSDELQAGEQMARIYQDLCSYTAPQRAACYRDNMPITA; encoded by the exons ATGTCTATAAACCCGGGCGGTCGGAGGCTGAAACAGTGGCTAGTTGAGCAGATCCAGAGCGGTCAGTACCCGGGGCTGGTCTGGGAGGACGACAGCCGCACTATGTTCCGTATCCCCTGGAAACATGCTGGGAAGCAGGATTACAACCAGGAGGTCGACGCTTCTATCTTCAAG GCCTGGGCTGTGTTTAAGGGGAAGtttaaggagggggagaaggctgAGCCTGCTACATGGAAGACCAGGCTGCGGTGTGCCCTGAATAAGAGCCCTGACTTCGAGGAGGTGGGAGACAGGTCCCAGCTGGACATCTCTGAGCCCTACAAGGTGTACCGCATCGTCCCCGAGGAGGAGCAGAAGA GTAAAAGTGCAGCAGCAGCTTTGACATCTAGCCCTGGTGACAGTACTGACATGGACTGCAGCTCTGCACACCTGGAGGAGCTCATCAAAGAGGTAAAACAG TCTTCCAGTGATGAGTACCTTGGCATCGTCAAGAGGAGCCACTCTCCCCAGGAGGATGGCTGTAGGATGCAGCCCAGCCCAGAGTACTGGTCCCAGGGCAGCGTCAGTG TCTTCCCGGGGCATCAAGATCCCTCGCCAATGGGTTCTTTCAATGCCG CCTTCTCCCAGATGATCATTAACTTCTTCTATGGTGGGAAGCTGATGGACAGCGTGGTGACATCTCATGCTGATGGCTGTCGTATCTCTCCGGGTCAGCCTCCCTTGGTCCAGCACAGGTCCCCCTACGGTCTCCCAGACAGCCTGCAGAACGTCTGTTTCCCTCCCGCTGAACTCATCGAGGTTGAGCGCCAACGCCATGTCACCCGCAAGCTCCTGGGGCACCTGGAGAGGGGTGTGCTGGTCCGTGCCAACCGCGAGGGCATCTTCATCAAGAGGCTGTGCCAGAGCCGTGTGTTCTGGAGCGGGCTGGGGGGATTGGGCCCCCACTACAGCCCTGGGGGGCCCTGCAAACTGGAGAGAGATGCTGTGGTCAAGATTTTTGACACAGGAAGGTTCTTCCAAG CTCTCCAGCTGTACCAGGAGGGCCAGCTTCCCGCCCCTGACCCCATGGTGACCCTGTGTTTCGGGGAGGAGCTTCATGACCTCAGCACAGCCAAGAGCAAACTTATCATCGTCCAG GTCACTCCAGTGAACTGTCAGCAGCTGTTGGAAGCAGTGAGCATGCGTCGTTCCCAGTACAGCAGTCCTAACCTGGAGATCCAGTCAGACGAGCTGCAGGCCGGGGAACAGATGGCCCGGATCTACCAGGACCTGTGTAGCTACACCGCCCCCCAGAGGGCAGCCTGCTACAGGGACAACATGCCCATCACCGCCTGA
- the LOC139562998 gene encoding interferon regulatory factor 8-like isoform X4 has product MSINPGGRRLKQWLVEQIQSGQYPGLVWEDDSRTMFRIPWKHAGKQDYNQEVDASIFKAWAVFKGKFKEGEKAEPATWKTRLRCALNKSPDFEEVGDRSQLDISEPYKVYRIVPEEEQKSKSAAAALTSSPGDSTDMDCSSAHLEELIKESSSDEYLGIVKRSHSPQEDGCRMQPSPEYWSQGSVSVFPGHQDPSPMGSFNAAFSQMIINFFYGGKLMDSVVTSHADGCRISPGQPPLVQHRSPYGLPDSLQNVCFPPAELIEVERQRHVTRKLLGHLERGVLVRANREGIFIKRLCQSRVFWSGLGGLGPHYSPGGPCKLERDAVVKIFDTGRFFQALQLYQEGQLPAPDPMVTLCFGEELHDLSTAKSKLIIVQVTPVNCQQLLEAVSMRRSQYSSPNLEIQSDELQAGEQMARIYQDLCSYTAPQRAACYRDNMPITA; this is encoded by the exons ATGTCTATAAACCCGGGCGGTCGGAGGCTGAAACAGTGGCTAGTTGAGCAGATCCAGAGCGGTCAGTACCCGGGGCTGGTCTGGGAGGACGACAGCCGCACTATGTTCCGTATCCCCTGGAAACATGCTGGGAAGCAGGATTACAACCAGGAGGTCGACGCTTCTATCTTCAAG GCCTGGGCTGTGTTTAAGGGGAAGtttaaggagggggagaaggctgAGCCTGCTACATGGAAGACCAGGCTGCGGTGTGCCCTGAATAAGAGCCCTGACTTCGAGGAGGTGGGAGACAGGTCCCAGCTGGACATCTCTGAGCCCTACAAGGTGTACCGCATCGTCCCCGAGGAGGAGCAGAAGA GTAAAAGTGCAGCAGCAGCTTTGACATCTAGCCCTGGTGACAGTACTGACATGGACTGCAGCTCTGCACACCTGGAGGAGCTCATCAAAGAG TCTTCCAGTGATGAGTACCTTGGCATCGTCAAGAGGAGCCACTCTCCCCAGGAGGATGGCTGTAGGATGCAGCCCAGCCCAGAGTACTGGTCCCAGGGCAGCGTCAGTG TCTTCCCGGGGCATCAAGATCCCTCGCCAATGGGTTCTTTCAATGCCG CCTTCTCCCAGATGATCATTAACTTCTTCTATGGTGGGAAGCTGATGGACAGCGTGGTGACATCTCATGCTGATGGCTGTCGTATCTCTCCGGGTCAGCCTCCCTTGGTCCAGCACAGGTCCCCCTACGGTCTCCCAGACAGCCTGCAGAACGTCTGTTTCCCTCCCGCTGAACTCATCGAGGTTGAGCGCCAACGCCATGTCACCCGCAAGCTCCTGGGGCACCTGGAGAGGGGTGTGCTGGTCCGTGCCAACCGCGAGGGCATCTTCATCAAGAGGCTGTGCCAGAGCCGTGTGTTCTGGAGCGGGCTGGGGGGATTGGGCCCCCACTACAGCCCTGGGGGGCCCTGCAAACTGGAGAGAGATGCTGTGGTCAAGATTTTTGACACAGGAAGGTTCTTCCAAG CTCTCCAGCTGTACCAGGAGGGCCAGCTTCCCGCCCCTGACCCCATGGTGACCCTGTGTTTCGGGGAGGAGCTTCATGACCTCAGCACAGCCAAGAGCAAACTTATCATCGTCCAG GTCACTCCAGTGAACTGTCAGCAGCTGTTGGAAGCAGTGAGCATGCGTCGTTCCCAGTACAGCAGTCCTAACCTGGAGATCCAGTCAGACGAGCTGCAGGCCGGGGAACAGATGGCCCGGATCTACCAGGACCTGTGTAGCTACACCGCCCCCCAGAGGGCAGCCTGCTACAGGGACAACATGCCCATCACCGCCTGA
- the LOC139562998 gene encoding interferon regulatory factor 8-like isoform X5, with the protein MSINPGGRRLKQWLVEQIQSGQYPGLVWEDDSRTMFRIPWKHAGKQDYNQEVDASIFKAWAVFKGKFKEGEKAEPATWKTRLRCALNKSPDFEEVGDRSQLDISEPYKVYRIVPEEEQKTGKSAAAALTSSPGDSTDMDCSSAHLEELIKEVKQSSSDEYLGIVKRSHSPQEDGCRMQPSPEYWSQGSVSVFPGHQDPSPMGSFNAAFSQMIINFFYGGKLMDSVVTSHADGCRISPGQPPLVQHRSPYGLPDSLQNVCFPPAELIEVERQRHVTRKLLGHLERGVLVRANREGIFIKRLCQSRVFWSGLGGLGPHYSPGGPCKLERDAVVKIFDTGRFFQALQLYQEGQLPAPDPMVTLCFGEELHDLSTAKSKLIIVQITPVYCQKLAD; encoded by the exons ATGTCTATAAACCCGGGCGGTCGGAGGCTGAAACAGTGGCTAGTTGAGCAGATCCAGAGCGGTCAGTACCCGGGGCTGGTCTGGGAGGACGACAGCCGCACTATGTTCCGTATCCCCTGGAAACATGCTGGGAAGCAGGATTACAACCAGGAGGTCGACGCTTCTATCTTCAAG GCCTGGGCTGTGTTTAAGGGGAAGtttaaggagggggagaaggctgAGCCTGCTACATGGAAGACCAGGCTGCGGTGTGCCCTGAATAAGAGCCCTGACTTCGAGGAGGTGGGAGACAGGTCCCAGCTGGACATCTCTGAGCCCTACAAGGTGTACCGCATCGTCCCCGAGGAGGAGCAGAAGA CAGGTAAAAGTGCAGCAGCAGCTTTGACATCTAGCCCTGGTGACAGTACTGACATGGACTGCAGCTCTGCACACCTGGAGGAGCTCATCAAAGAGGTAAAACAG TCTTCCAGTGATGAGTACCTTGGCATCGTCAAGAGGAGCCACTCTCCCCAGGAGGATGGCTGTAGGATGCAGCCCAGCCCAGAGTACTGGTCCCAGGGCAGCGTCAGTG TCTTCCCGGGGCATCAAGATCCCTCGCCAATGGGTTCTTTCAATGCCG CCTTCTCCCAGATGATCATTAACTTCTTCTATGGTGGGAAGCTGATGGACAGCGTGGTGACATCTCATGCTGATGGCTGTCGTATCTCTCCGGGTCAGCCTCCCTTGGTCCAGCACAGGTCCCCCTACGGTCTCCCAGACAGCCTGCAGAACGTCTGTTTCCCTCCCGCTGAACTCATCGAGGTTGAGCGCCAACGCCATGTCACCCGCAAGCTCCTGGGGCACCTGGAGAGGGGTGTGCTGGTCCGTGCCAACCGCGAGGGCATCTTCATCAAGAGGCTGTGCCAGAGCCGTGTGTTCTGGAGCGGGCTGGGGGGATTGGGCCCCCACTACAGCCCTGGGGGGCCCTGCAAACTGGAGAGAGATGCTGTGGTCAAGATTTTTGACACAGGAAGGTTCTTCCAAG CTCTCCAGCTGTACCAGGAGGGCCAGCTTCCCGCCCCTGACCCCATGGTGACCCTGTGTTTCGGGGAGGAGCTTCATGACCTCAGCACAGCCAAGAGCAAACTTATCATCGTCCAG ATCACTCCAGTCTACTGTCAGAAGCTGGCAGACTGA